The Polyangium aurulentum genomic interval CGTGGCCGCCGCGGACGAGACCATCGACGAGGCAGAAATGGTGGCGCTCACCGCCTCGCTCCAGGCGCTCATTGGCGCGCAGCTCGCGCCCATGCTCGTCCGCCACGTCGTCGGCGAAAGCCGGGAGCGCATCGGCTCCGCGGGGGTCGAGGCGAGCGCGAAGCGCATCGGGAAGAAGCTCGCCGCGTGCGGCGCCGCCGAGGACGGGCTCCGCTTCGCCTTGCTCATTGCGTCATCGAGCGAGGGCATTTCGGAGGTCGAGCGCGCGCGCGTCGCCCTCGTCGCCGGGGCAGCGGGCGTCGCGGTCGATCGAGTCGAAGCACTGGTGAGCGAGCAGGGCAAGGCTTGATCGCCCCAGGGCCGACGGCGACATAATCGTCTCCGCGATTGGGGATCTTTCCCCGTACCCCTGCGCACCCGGCCCACCCCGCCGAAAGTTTCGCTCGGTGCTGGACCTCGAAGAGGCAATCCGGCTGCGCGGCGCTGCGCGCGCCGACGTTGGAGCTTGACAATGGCGGGGCGGCTTGATTCTCTATCGATTGGCAACGTGCATTTTCGTCCCCGTACCGACCTTTCGGTGCGTACGACGCGGCTACAAATATCCAGGAGACGGCGCCCGACTTCGGTAGCTTGCAGCCTCGCGAGAGGCGCGCGATCCGCGAAGGGCTCGCAGGCATCGTCCCCGACGAAAGAAGGAGACACTCGTGAACAAGAATGCCATCGTCCAGCTCTCCGTGACCCTGGGGCTGCTCGTGGCGAGCAGCGACGCGCTCGCCAATACGATCACCCAGAACACCTCGTGGACCATCGATCAGAGCGCGAGCACGACCAAGTATCGTGTCGTCGCTTACGGCGACTCCATCTTCGCGGGCTACAACGGCAGCCTCTCCAGCGTCGACCGTCGCGCGGCCCCGATGGTGCAGGGCGAGTATCTCTCGAACGCGTGGGGCACCGACGTCGAGGTGATTCGCCGCACGAAGTCGGGCGCGAAGGCCGACGATATCTACAACAACAAGATCATCGCCGAGCGCTCCTACATGCAGGCGGCGAACACGCGCGTCGTCTCGTTCGAGATGTGCGGCAACGACTTCCTGCAGGCGCGCGACGCCTTCGCGAGCCAGTCGGGCACGTGCAGCTACTCCGCGCTCGACACCGCCCTGGCCAACTGTACCAAGTACCAGGAGCTCGCGATGCAGGCCATCAACCAGTACGCGACGTCGGCCAAGAAGAAGCAGATCATGAACATCTACTACCCGGGCTACGACGCCGACAATGCCCTGTCGAGCTGCACCGATGGCACCGGGAAGCAGGTGAACAAGCAGAACGCGATGTTCCCGCGCCTCGTGCGCTCGAACTGGCGCGCCTGCAACTTCGCCGCGCAGTACGGCTTCGACTGCATCGACGCGTTCGCCAATTTCATGGGCGCCGATTACGACACCAATGGCGACGGGAAGATCGACTCCGACGGCCTCAAGTGGGTCGCTGGCGAGTCCGAGGACGCGTACGTCACGCGCATCACGAATACCCTGCGCTCGACCATTCGCGACTCCAACACGCACTTCGTCAACTCGAGCACGAGCTACGACTACATCCTCTCGGACAACACGCACCCGACGTACTCGGGCTCGACGATCTCCGTCGGCATCTTCGGCGGCACGGGCTCGGGCACCGGCGCGCCGGCCTATTCGGCGGCGAGCGGCAGCAAGAACTCGATCTGGAACCTGTACGGCCACGAGCGGGCCGGCTGGGCGCACGCGCTCCTCAATCCCCTGAGCCCCTGATCCGTCGCACCGAGCGACCGTCCCCCTCCCCCGACGACCCAGGATGACGACGAGGCGCCCCGCCAAGCTTCGCAGGTCCGTCGACCGCGACGGCGTCGTCAAGGTCGAGCTCCACGAGGGCCGTCGGGGGATCTGGGCCCCCCTCCTCGGGCTCGCGGCCATTGTCGCGCTCGCGGGCCTTTTCTTCTTTTTCTGGGGCCGCCGCGCGGCCTCCGCCCCGCAGGACAAGGCCCGCGCGAGCGCCGCCCCGAGCGCACGCGCGGCGCCCCGGGTCGTGCTGGTTCGCCCGAAAGCAGCACGGCCGATTGCTCCACCCGCCGAGGGGTCGCCCCCGCCGCCCGAAGACGCGCAAGAAGAGCCCGCCGGGGCGCCGGAGGAGCGATCCGGCATCCACGTCTTCCCCGCGCCCGGGACCAAGCGCATCAAGCCTGGTATCGTCGTGCCCGATGAATTCGAGCTGCCGCCCGGCTATGTGCGGCATTACCAGGCCACCGACAAAGGCGAGATGCTCCAGGCGATCCTGATGTTCCACCCGGATTACGAGCTCGTCGACGAGGCGGGCAACCCGATCCCCGTCCCCGCGGATCGGGTGGTGCCGCCCGAGATGGCGCCCCCCGGGCTGGCCGTCGAGATGCTCGAGATTCCCGAGGACGCCTACGCCAATCCGGCCGCCGAGCGGGCCGCGGCGCTCGAGGCCGGCGTCGAGCCCGGCGAGGACGAGCCCGAGGAAGACAGCGCGGACGACGCTCCATGAAAAACGCGTTCGAGCCCTTCACGCGCTGGCTCTACGCCCGCCGCGCGCGCGTCCGCATGGCGTCGCTCCTCGGCGGCGCGCTCGCGGCGGCGATCATGCTCCGCCTCTGCAGCCGCATGGAGGCGCCCTGGTTCGCCTTTGCATTCGTGGCGCTCGTGCCCTGGCTCTTCGCGCTCGACCGCGCCCGCAAGCTGCGCGAGGTCGCGCTCGGCGCCATTGCCATGAGCGTGCTCTTCGTCGGCTGCGTCTTCCCCTGGCTCCCCGACGCGGCGCAGCGCTATTCGGACGGCTCGTCGTTCTTTCTGTGGATCGTGATGCTCCTGCTCGCGCCGCTGCTCGAGCCCCAGTTCATCACGTTCGCGCTCGTGCGGCACGTCGTTCGCCGCGCCCCTGGCCAAAGGGCCGCGCTTCTCGCCGCGCTCGCCGCCGCGTGCGCATACGTCGCGACCGAGCTCTTCCTCCCCAAGCTCTTCTTCGACACGCTCGGGATCGCGCTCTACCCGTCGCTCCACCTGCGCCAGGCGGCCGATATCGTCGGCGTGCACGGCCTGACCCTCTTCGTCCTCCTCGTCAACGAGGCGATCTGGGCGTCGATCCGCCCGTGGACGAGCGCGTCCGAGCCGCAGGAAACGCGTGCCCGCCGCAGCCTCGTTCCCCTCGCTCTCGCGCTCGGCCTCGTCCTCGCTTGCTACGGCTACGGGTTCGTCCGCAATGCGCAGATCACCGCGCGCACAGCGGCCGCCCCCGCCCGCGTCCTCGGGCTCGTGCAGGCCAGCATCACCAATTACGACAAACTGCGGGCCGAGAAGGGCGCGTTCGAGACGGTGCGCACGATCCTCGACACGCATTACGCGCTCTCCGACGAGCTCGGCAAGCGCGAGCGGCTCGATCTGCTGGTCTGGCCGGAGACCGTTTACCCGACGACCTACGGCGCCCCCAAGAGCGAGGCGGGCGCCGCATTCGACGCAGAGATCGCCGAATACGCGAAGAGCCGCGGCGTCCCCCTGGTCTTCGGCGCCTACGACATCGAGGGTGGACGCGAGTTCAACGCGGCGTTCTTCCTCTCGCCCAGCGCCGAGGGGCGGCCCTCCGCGTCGAGCTATCGCAAGCGGATGCTCTTTCCGCTCACCGAGTGGGTCCCCTCGTCGATCGACTCGGAATGGCTGCGCGAATGGATGCCGTGGTCGGGCCACTGGGAGCGAGGTCCGGGGCCTCGGGTCGTCGCGCTCCCGCTCCGCGACGGGAGCCGAATCTCCGTCGTGCCGCTCATCTGCTACGACGTCCTCTTCTCCGATTACGTGGCCGAGGCGGCGGGGATGGGCGCGGACCTCATCGTCACGATCTCGAACGACTCCTGGTTCCCCGACGACCGCGCGCCGCGCTTGCACCTCGCGTCCGCCGCATTCCGCAGCGTCGAGACCCGCCTGCCGCAGGTGCGGGCCACGAACTCCGGAATCTCGGCCATGATCACGCCGACGGGCCAGATCATCGCCGAGACGGGCTGGGAGAAGCGCCAGACCCTGGTGGCGAGCCTCGCGGGCGCGGGGCGCGGGGCGACGCTCGCGGTCACCCTGGGCCGGTATCTCGGATACGCGACGCTCGCGGCGGCGCTGCTCGTCCTCGTGCAATCGATCCTGCGCACCCGCGCCGCGCCGCAGCCGGCGAAGGTCATTGAAGAAGAAGGACGAAAACGAGGTAAGCGGGGACGAGGCCGAAATACGCGATCAGAAAAAACCCCTCGATGAGGCGGCGCACGAGCCGGGCGCGGGTGGGTACGATCCACGTGAGGATCAGCGCGGGCACCTCGGCGAGGAGCCGAAGGACGCCCGCGAGAATCACGAACCCGCCCGCCGTGCCCGCCCAGTGCAGGAAGAACGCCTTCAAATAGGGAGCGAGCCCGAGCAGGTGATATTGACCGAAGGGCCCGCCGAAGACGATCATCTGGTGCAGGCGAAAGAGCACGAGATGCACGACGAGCGGGAGGAGAAAGAACTTGGCGAGCCCCATGAGCCAGCGCTGTAGCGCGGTCCTGTACCGCGCCTGTGCATAGGCGACGGCCGGATGGCGGAGGGCGTCCGCGGCCACGGGAAGCCGCGCGCCGAGGGTCGAGAGCAGGACGCTGGGATCTTCGCGCAGCAGCCGATGGCGGAAGAGGCGACCGGACGTCATCACGAGCCCGATCCCTGGGCCGGGCAAGGGAAGCGCAAACGGCCGCACGGCCGTGATCGACGCGAGCGGTATCTCGTAACGCGTGCCCCGCAGCGTGAGCACGAGGTGCGTCGCGGAGACCTCCACGCTCGCCCGTGCCAGGCGCTGAATCAACAGAGAAATGCCCCAGGGCAAACCCGAGAAGAGGACGAGCGCCTGCGCGACCAGGAGCGGGGGCGCAAGCCGCGTCCCCGTGAAGATGTCGAGGGCGTGGATGTACGCGAGATAGATGAAATTCACCGCCGCGAGCGCGCGCAGCACCACCGCGGCGGCCCGCGCGATCGCCGTGTACGCATGCACCTCGACGCGGGCCTCGCCCCCGCCGGGCGTTTCGGCTCGTTCGCTCTCCATGCTCCTACCGACTCCCGCGCGAAGGCGCGTGCACGAGGAGGAGCGCCGTCTCGTCCACGGTCGGATCCCCCGTCGCCCGCGTCGCCTCCTCGTGGCCGTGCGTGTCGCCGATCAGCATCTCGTGCAGCTCGTCGACGTAGACCTCGAACGTCTCCTTGTCGTGAAGCACGAAGCGCACCTCTCGCAATCGGCTGCCGCCAAGCAGGACGTGGTGATAGAGGGCGGTCATCGTCGCGTACGCGCTCGCCTCCGGGGGCACGCGCGCGAGGCCGGTTCCGAGCGCGGGAATGGCGAGCGTGCGAAGCCCGAGATCCTCGGCGAGCAAGAATGCCCGCTGGCAGGTGCGCGCGATGCACGACGCCTCCTTCCACGCGCTCACCGCGTGCAGCACCGCCTTGCAGCGCAGCGCCCCGCCCGTCGTGGCCACGCATTCGCCGAGCGCGCGACGGCCGCCGCGCAGCGCCTCGTCCTCGATCGCCGAGCCCCCCTTCGCCTTCAGGCTCCTGCCCACGCCGCCTTCCATGCGCATCTCGTCGCGCGCCGAGTTCACGATCCCGTCGACCGTCGAATCGGCGATATCCCCCATCTCGCAGGTGATGCGCAATCCGCCGAGCTGGTAGACGCCGCGCGAGACGTGAATGACGGCCGGCCTCGGCTTGAGGCCGCGCGCGAGGGCCCCCATGAGCCGCCGCGCCGCCGTGAGCGAGGGAAAGCGCCGCTCGGGCGAGCGCTCGAGCAGGAGCCCCACCAGGTGCTGAAAGCCCGCCTCCTCGGCGCTCCGCGCGACCGGGAACGGGACAGGGGCGCTGCCGAGGATGTCCGAGACCTCGTCGAAGGGCGTCTTTCCGTAATAAAGGTCGTAGCCGGTGGCCCCGAGCGAATAGAAATCGCTGCGGCGCGTGAGCGTCTCGCCGCGCAGCGCCTCGGGCGCCACGAAGCGCAGCGTGCCGACGGGCACGTCCTCCTTGATGCGCCGCGGCCGCGCGATGCCGAAATCACCGAGGCGCAGGCCCGTCTGCGGGGA includes:
- the lnt gene encoding apolipoprotein N-acyltransferase codes for the protein MKNAFEPFTRWLYARRARVRMASLLGGALAAAIMLRLCSRMEAPWFAFAFVALVPWLFALDRARKLREVALGAIAMSVLFVGCVFPWLPDAAQRYSDGSSFFLWIVMLLLAPLLEPQFITFALVRHVVRRAPGQRAALLAALAAACAYVATELFLPKLFFDTLGIALYPSLHLRQAADIVGVHGLTLFVLLVNEAIWASIRPWTSASEPQETRARRSLVPLALALGLVLACYGYGFVRNAQITARTAAAPARVLGLVQASITNYDKLRAEKGAFETVRTILDTHYALSDELGKRERLDLLVWPETVYPTTYGAPKSEAGAAFDAEIAEYAKSRGVPLVFGAYDIEGGREFNAAFFLSPSAEGRPSASSYRKRMLFPLTEWVPSSIDSEWLREWMPWSGHWERGPGPRVVALPLRDGSRISVVPLICYDVLFSDYVAEAAGMGADLIVTISNDSWFPDDRAPRLHLASAAFRSVETRLPQVRATNSGISAMITPTGQIIAETGWEKRQTLVASLAGAGRGATLAVTLGRYLGYATLAAALLVLVQSILRTRAAPQPAKVIEEEGRKRGKRGRGRNTRSEKTPR
- a CDS encoding serine/threonine-protein kinase produces the protein MDLTGAEVGPFEVWGRFGEGGMSHVWLARHRRLSMPVVMKTLRDTDDLGAAHERLLTEARLMARIPSSRVVRPVDVGVHEGCAYLAQEYVDGLDLSELERRRRRALGRGLPLWFVCQTVADIADALDSAHQTGVLHRDVKPSNIFGSPQTGLRLGDFGIARPRRIKEDVPVGTLRFVAPEALRGETLTRRSDFYSLGATGYDLYYGKTPFDEVSDILGSAPVPFPVARSAEEAGFQHLVGLLLERSPERRFPSLTAARRLMGALARGLKPRPAVIHVSRGVYQLGGLRITCEMGDIADSTVDGIVNSARDEMRMEGGVGRSLKAKGGSAIEDEALRGGRRALGECVATTGGALRCKAVLHAVSAWKEASCIARTCQRAFLLAEDLGLRTLAIPALGTGLARVPPEASAYATMTALYHHVLLGGSRLREVRFVLHDKETFEVYVDELHEMLIGDTHGHEEATRATGDPTVDETALLLVHAPSRGSR
- a CDS encoding SGNH/GDSL hydrolase family protein: MNKNAIVQLSVTLGLLVASSDALANTITQNTSWTIDQSASTTKYRVVAYGDSIFAGYNGSLSSVDRRAAPMVQGEYLSNAWGTDVEVIRRTKSGAKADDIYNNKIIAERSYMQAANTRVVSFEMCGNDFLQARDAFASQSGTCSYSALDTALANCTKYQELAMQAINQYATSAKKKQIMNIYYPGYDADNALSSCTDGTGKQVNKQNAMFPRLVRSNWRACNFAAQYGFDCIDAFANFMGADYDTNGDGKIDSDGLKWVAGESEDAYVTRITNTLRSTIRDSNTHFVNSSTSYDYILSDNTHPTYSGSTISVGIFGGTGSGTGAPAYSAASGSKNSIWNLYGHERAGWAHALLNPLSP